In the genome of Solibacillus silvestris, one region contains:
- a CDS encoding aquaporin — MSTFLAELVGTMILIILGGGVVAGSLLKFSKAENSGWVVITIAWGFAVAIAAYTVGGVSGAHLNPALTIAFATIGDFPWADVPMYIIAQILGAILGAIVVYLAYLPHWSQTKDQDAKLAVFATIPAIRHPLANIVTEMIGTFILLLGILALGGNSLADGINPLLVGIIVIAIGMSLGGPTGYAINPARDLGPRIAHFFLPIPGKRDSDWSYAFVPIVGPIIGGVTGALFYKQFFLNENSVAFWLFTTLFVVICVIAFITQSKSVKKETV, encoded by the coding sequence ATGTCAACATTTTTAGCAGAATTAGTAGGAACAATGATCTTAATTATTTTAGGTGGCGGGGTTGTTGCTGGATCTTTGCTGAAATTTTCCAAAGCGGAAAATAGCGGCTGGGTCGTAATTACGATTGCCTGGGGTTTTGCCGTGGCTATCGCGGCATATACTGTAGGCGGTGTGAGTGGTGCCCACTTAAACCCTGCATTGACAATAGCATTTGCAACAATTGGTGACTTCCCATGGGCGGATGTTCCGATGTATATTATTGCACAAATATTAGGGGCAATTCTCGGTGCAATTGTCGTATATCTTGCTTATTTGCCACATTGGTCACAAACAAAAGATCAAGATGCGAAATTAGCTGTTTTTGCTACAATTCCTGCCATTCGTCATCCTTTGGCAAACATCGTAACAGAAATGATAGGGACTTTTATATTATTATTAGGAATTTTAGCATTAGGCGGTAATTCATTGGCGGATGGTATTAATCCGTTGCTTGTTGGTATTATTGTTATCGCCATAGGTATGAGCTTAGGCGGACCTACAGGCTATGCCATCAACCCAGCCCGTGATTTAGGACCCCGCATCGCGCATTTTTTCTTACCGATACCAGGTAAGCGTGATTCAGACTGGTCTTATGCCTTTGTGCCAATTGTCGGACCGATTATTGGTGGCGTCACAGGCGCACTGTTTTACAAACAATTCTTTTTAAATGAAAATTCAGTGGCATTTTGGCTGTTTACAACGTTATTTGTTGTCATTTGTGTCATTGCATTTATCACACAATCCAAATCCGTTAAAAAGGAGACAGTATAA
- a CDS encoding glycerol-3-phosphate dehydrogenase, producing the protein MGNFSANARERLKKTFIEETFDLFVIGGGITGAGIALDAATRGIKVGLAEMQDFAEGTSSRSTKLVHGGLRYLKQFEIKEVAELGRERAIVYENGPHVTTPVWMLLPFHKGGTFGSFSTALGLKVYDILANVKKGERRFMLSADETIAREPLIKKDGLLGGGVYVEYRTDDARLTIEVMKAAVANGALAMNHLKVVGIEADNVAFSTVTVEDQLIGEQFQIRAKKVVNAAGPWVDEVRKLDGELDNKHLILSKGVHLVFDEDDFPLQQAIYFDTEKDGRMIFAIPRDGKAYVGTTDTFYEGDPADLKVTKEDRQYIMDAIHYMFPQLQLTEDKIESAWAGVRPLIHEEGKGPSEISRKDEIWQSESGLITIAGGKLTGYRKMAEKIVDLVVKQLNDEYQLKYGKSITKNLPISGGETSGSKFFESFVEKRTMKGQELGLTEEQSHYLAKFYGTNVDKVFNYIKQAKGNLPPIVYGQLYYAINEESACTPSDFFVRRTGALLFNIHLVRQYKQLVIDEMSDYLNWTAEEKQQHTDQLEHELQDVTMT; encoded by the coding sequence ATGGGAAACTTTTCTGCAAATGCAAGAGAGCGATTGAAAAAAACATTCATAGAAGAAACCTTTGATCTGTTTGTTATTGGTGGAGGAATTACAGGTGCGGGTATTGCACTTGATGCCGCCACACGAGGGATAAAAGTAGGGTTGGCAGAAATGCAGGACTTTGCGGAAGGAACGAGTAGCCGATCGACAAAACTTGTTCACGGCGGCCTGCGATACTTAAAACAATTCGAAATTAAAGAGGTTGCCGAGCTCGGTCGAGAGCGGGCAATTGTTTACGAAAACGGACCGCATGTAACAACGCCTGTATGGATGTTGCTGCCCTTCCATAAAGGAGGGACATTTGGTTCGTTTTCGACAGCGCTAGGATTAAAAGTATACGATATTTTAGCGAATGTGAAAAAAGGTGAACGTCGTTTTATGCTATCTGCAGATGAAACGATTGCCCGTGAACCGCTTATTAAAAAGGATGGTTTGCTCGGTGGCGGCGTTTATGTCGAATATCGTACAGACGATGCACGCCTGACAATCGAAGTGATGAAAGCAGCTGTTGCCAACGGGGCACTTGCAATGAACCATTTGAAGGTTGTGGGAATTGAAGCGGATAACGTGGCATTTTCTACAGTGACGGTGGAAGATCAGCTTATTGGAGAACAATTTCAAATTCGTGCGAAGAAAGTGGTCAATGCAGCAGGCCCATGGGTTGATGAAGTACGTAAATTAGATGGGGAGCTTGATAATAAACACCTTATTTTATCGAAAGGTGTGCATCTTGTTTTCGACGAGGATGATTTCCCTCTGCAGCAAGCGATCTATTTTGATACAGAAAAAGATGGTCGGATGATTTTTGCGATTCCACGAGATGGTAAAGCGTACGTTGGAACAACGGATACATTTTATGAAGGGGATCCTGCAGATCTGAAGGTAACAAAAGAGGACCGACAATATATTATGGATGCGATTCATTATATGTTCCCGCAACTGCAGCTGACAGAAGATAAAATCGAATCGGCATGGGCAGGGGTGAGACCGCTTATCCATGAAGAAGGTAAGGGACCGTCCGAAATTTCACGAAAAGATGAAATTTGGCAATCAGAAAGCGGATTGATTACGATTGCAGGAGGAAAACTGACCGGCTACCGTAAAATGGCTGAAAAAATTGTGGACCTTGTCGTAAAACAATTAAACGACGAATACCAGTTAAAATACGGTAAATCGATTACCAAAAACCTGCCTATTTCGGGCGGAGAAACGAGCGGCTCTAAATTTTTCGAATCATTTGTTGAAAAACGGACAATGAAAGGCCAGGAGCTTGGCTTAACGGAGGAACAAAGCCATTACTTAGCAAAATTCTATGGTACTAATGTCGATAAAGTATTCAATTATATTAAACAGGCAAAAGGAAACTTACCGCCGATCGTATATGGCCAGCTGTACTATGCAATAAACGAGGAAAGTGCATGTACACCGAGTGACTTTTTCGTTCGTCGTACAGGCGCACTCTTATTTAACATCCATCTAGTGAGACAATATAAACAGCTTGTTATTGATGAAATGAGCGACTACCTAAACTGGACAGCAGAAGAAAAGCAGCAGCATACAGATCAACTAGAACATGAACTACAAGACGTAACAATGACTTAG
- a CDS encoding mechanosensitive ion channel protein MscS, with translation MWESIKWLIPSVTAPTVADCLAAAAIIIVGLIVIRFIIRPLLFKIADLFNKKNHPVFGDITKSVYPSIRNAIIFSLIVMAASLLVEVWLFENAKLSIYIDSVYVFFAFKALYDVLGFYLKNPHRFETGKDQDILTPFFLRMSKVAVMVIAMFTIASLWNFNLNGFLTAIGLTGVALAFGIRDTLAHIFGGMSVALDKPFQIGDWIMSGDEKIDGTIQDINLRSTVIQTSDKGTVYVPNSYLVNRPIYNLSNRTERKVEHFLHISNENSEESIVKFLESVREQISLHPKISKKIIHVAMDELMPTSCRILVRYFVETNDTGSMLQVRQEILFVAKHYCEVYDIKLIDPNEGQYAWNNG, from the coding sequence ATGTGGGAATCGATAAAATGGTTAATTCCGTCTGTTACTGCACCGACTGTAGCAGATTGTCTGGCGGCTGCTGCAATAATTATCGTTGGTTTAATCGTCATTCGATTTATAATACGGCCGCTGCTTTTTAAAATAGCGGATTTGTTCAATAAAAAAAATCATCCGGTATTCGGTGACATTACAAAGAGTGTCTACCCATCAATACGTAACGCGATTATTTTCAGCCTTATTGTGATGGCAGCATCTTTATTAGTGGAAGTATGGCTTTTTGAAAATGCGAAACTAAGTATTTATATTGATTCAGTCTATGTATTTTTTGCATTTAAAGCACTGTATGATGTACTTGGTTTTTATTTGAAAAACCCACATCGATTTGAAACAGGGAAAGATCAGGATATTTTAACCCCATTTTTCTTGCGGATGAGTAAAGTCGCGGTCATGGTCATTGCGATGTTTACAATTGCGTCACTGTGGAACTTTAATTTAAACGGGTTTTTAACTGCAATTGGATTAACAGGTGTGGCGCTGGCATTTGGTATTCGTGACACGCTCGCGCATATTTTCGGCGGGATGAGTGTTGCGTTGGATAAACCATTTCAGATCGGTGATTGGATTATGTCGGGTGACGAGAAAATTGACGGGACTATACAGGATATAAATTTGCGCAGTACCGTTATTCAAACATCCGATAAAGGAACAGTTTATGTACCAAACTCGTATTTAGTCAATCGTCCGATTTATAATCTGTCCAATCGTACAGAAAGAAAAGTGGAGCATTTCCTGCATATATCAAATGAAAACAGTGAGGAAAGTATTGTGAAGTTTTTGGAATCTGTACGAGAGCAAATTTCACTACATCCGAAAATTTCGAAAAAAATTATTCATGTAGCGATGGATGAGCTAATGCCGACAAGCTGCCGTATTCTCGTTCGGTATTTTGTCGAAACGAATGATACAGGCAGTATGCTGCAAGTACGTCAGGAAATATTATTTGTTGCAAAACATTACTGTGAAGTATATGACATAAAACTAATTGATCCGAATGAAGGTCAGTATGCATGGAATAATGGATGA
- a CDS encoding DUF4440 domain-containing protein — translation MTALNNLFLLLEQQLMHYRKEDFINILSEDFLEYGSSGGIMDKTYLIHQMTEQGIEDCLFTVTKFQAVSLADQIVQTRFVTTNRTNGNRQNRSSLWRNENGTWRMFFHQGTPAK, via the coding sequence ATGACTGCACTTAACAATCTATTTTTGCTTCTAGAACAACAACTCATGCATTACAGAAAGGAAGATTTTATCAACATCTTGAGTGAGGATTTTCTTGAATACGGATCATCCGGAGGCATCATGGATAAAACTTACTTGATTCACCAAATGACAGAACAAGGGATTGAAGACTGTTTATTTACCGTTACAAAATTTCAGGCAGTTTCACTTGCAGATCAAATTGTGCAAACACGATTTGTCACTACAAATCGAACGAATGGCAACAGGCAAAACCGCAGTTCGCTTTGGCGCAATGAAAACGGGACATGGCGGATGTTCTTTCATCAAGGAACACCAGCAAAATAA
- a CDS encoding peptidase M23, whose product MKYRIALMMTAVVILGFMPIADASAEEDTTSTKEQLLEKRMDYYIQHENILLPWYYLAAVDQYERNIQEVRKDIPKRESIIAIQFSDEFWSGILNPAENDTSPVSIAYFNGSGMDGNGDGIADRSDDSDILFTLAKYLRQYGYGEDNFKLALWDYYKNELSVNQILVIAKLYEKFGTIDLDGHTFPLSIRADYSYRGTWGANRGWGGRRIHEGTDIFAPYNTPIYSTSYGVIEVMGWNQFGGWRVGIRDNHNSYHYYAHLAYFQKGLKEGDIVEAGQVIGYVGSTGYGKEGTAGKFPPHLHYGIYKFNGRTEWAFDPYPALTRWEKEARQRKQ is encoded by the coding sequence ATGAAATACCGTATTGCATTGATGATGACGGCCGTTGTCATTTTAGGATTTATGCCGATTGCCGATGCTTCTGCAGAGGAGGACACCACCTCGACAAAAGAACAACTATTGGAAAAAAGAATGGACTACTATATACAGCATGAAAACATTTTATTGCCTTGGTATTATTTGGCGGCTGTCGATCAATATGAACGAAATATTCAGGAAGTACGAAAGGATATTCCAAAGCGAGAAAGTATCATTGCCATTCAATTTTCGGATGAATTCTGGTCCGGTATTTTAAATCCGGCCGAAAATGATACTTCCCCGGTTTCAATTGCTTATTTTAATGGAAGCGGTATGGATGGGAACGGGGATGGGATTGCGGATCGTTCAGATGATAGCGATATATTATTTACATTGGCTAAGTATTTAAGACAGTACGGATATGGTGAGGATAATTTTAAATTGGCATTATGGGATTATTATAAAAATGAACTATCGGTGAATCAAATACTTGTCATCGCAAAATTATATGAGAAATTTGGAACGATCGATTTGGATGGGCATACATTCCCGCTATCAATTCGAGCTGACTACAGCTACAGAGGGACATGGGGGGCAAATCGAGGCTGGGGTGGCCGAAGAATACATGAAGGAACGGATATTTTTGCTCCGTACAACACGCCGATCTATTCAACGTCATACGGGGTAATCGAAGTGATGGGCTGGAATCAATTTGGCGGCTGGCGTGTCGGTATTCGTGACAACCATAATTCATATCATTATTATGCACACCTCGCTTATTTTCAAAAAGGACTCAAAGAAGGCGATATTGTCGAGGCTGGACAAGTTATCGGCTATGTTGGAAGTACAGGGTACGGAAAAGAAGGAACAGCCGGGAAATTCCCGCCGCATCTACATTATGGGATCTATAAATTTAATGGCAGGACAGAATGGGCATTTGATCCATATCCAGCGCTGACAAGATGGGAAAAAGAAGCGAGGCAAAGAAAACAATAA
- a CDS encoding oligosaccharide deacetylase, with protein MNRKKWKRIAFILFLVLLFLFAAMYVFNSLGEAKGRDYYEKTGEIIWDIKTNEKVVALTFDDGPHPKYTEQILDLLEQYEAKGTFFIVGQLAEKSPELVLRMHESGHEIANHTYTHPYTKSVSPIMEEVNQTSDTIFSITGTKPNLFRPVEGYYTDELVKESVKKGYKIVMWSWHQDTEDWKNPGVNKIVNTVLNGLGNGNVVLFHDGGGNREQTVQALEKILPELKNQGYRFITISQMIRLQNDSNQHIVEEGK; from the coding sequence ATGAATAGAAAAAAATGGAAAAGAATTGCTTTTATTTTATTTTTAGTCCTTTTATTTTTATTTGCAGCTATGTATGTTTTCAACAGTCTAGGTGAAGCAAAAGGAAGGGACTATTATGAAAAAACAGGTGAAATTATATGGGATATTAAAACGAACGAAAAGGTGGTGGCCCTGACATTTGATGACGGGCCGCATCCGAAATATACCGAACAAATACTTGATTTACTTGAACAATATGAGGCGAAGGGAACGTTTTTTATCGTGGGGCAACTGGCTGAAAAAAGCCCCGAACTCGTTTTGCGGATGCATGAAAGTGGACATGAGATTGCCAATCATACGTACACACATCCTTATACAAAATCAGTTTCTCCCATTATGGAAGAGGTTAATCAGACATCCGATACAATATTCAGCATTACTGGGACGAAACCGAATTTATTCCGACCAGTCGAAGGGTATTATACAGATGAACTCGTAAAAGAATCCGTCAAAAAAGGCTATAAAATTGTAATGTGGTCATGGCATCAGGATACTGAAGACTGGAAAAATCCAGGTGTAAATAAAATAGTGAATACGGTATTAAACGGACTCGGAAATGGAAATGTGGTGTTGTTCCATGATGGAGGAGGCAATCGGGAGCAGACAGTTCAAGCGTTGGAGAAAATATTGCCGGAGCTAAAAAATCAAGGCTACCGATTTATTACAATTTCGCAAATGATCCGATTACAAAATGATTCGAACCAACATATCGTAGAGGAGGGGAAATGA
- a CDS encoding guanine permease, which yields MFQLKENGTTVKRELFAGLTTFLTMAYVIIVNPIILSGAGVPVDQVFMATIIAAVIGTGWMALCANYPIAVAPGMGLNAYFTYTVVLASNGEITYTTAFSAVFVAGILFIIISLTPFREKLITAIPENLKLAITAGIGLFIAFIGLRMSGIVVADASNLVKFGDIAEPAPLLTFVGLFITVALMARKVNGAIFIGMIVTAIIAMFTGQLTIDKVVALPHLPEGIIILNPITAISEVIEYGLYGVIFSFILVTLFDTTGTLIGVSKQAGLLKDGKLPRARKALISDSLATTAGAMFGTSPSTAYLESGSGVAVGGRTGLTALTVAVLFIIASFFGPLVGSLSGVAAITSPALIIVGSLMIGVVKNMKWDEIEESFPAFLVILSMPLTSSISTGIALGFISYPLIMLVKGRGREVHPLVYIFAVLFILQLIYLPH from the coding sequence ATGTTTCAGTTAAAAGAAAATGGGACAACAGTTAAGCGTGAATTATTTGCGGGTTTAACAACATTTTTAACGATGGCTTATGTCATCATTGTTAACCCGATTATTTTATCAGGTGCTGGAGTTCCGGTTGATCAAGTATTTATGGCAACAATTATCGCAGCAGTTATCGGGACAGGCTGGATGGCGCTTTGTGCGAACTATCCGATCGCCGTTGCTCCGGGTATGGGATTAAATGCATATTTTACTTATACTGTTGTATTAGCTTCAAATGGAGAGATTACGTATACTACTGCCTTTTCAGCAGTATTTGTTGCAGGTATTTTATTTATTATTATTAGTTTAACGCCATTCCGTGAAAAGCTGATTACAGCAATTCCTGAAAACTTAAAATTGGCGATAACTGCGGGTATTGGATTATTTATCGCTTTCATCGGGTTGCGTATGTCCGGTATCGTCGTAGCTGATGCATCTAATTTAGTTAAGTTTGGTGATATTGCGGAGCCAGCACCGTTATTAACATTTGTTGGGCTGTTCATTACAGTTGCACTAATGGCTCGTAAAGTGAACGGGGCAATTTTTATCGGTATGATTGTGACGGCAATTATTGCGATGTTCACAGGACAACTTACAATCGATAAAGTAGTGGCGCTTCCACATTTACCGGAAGGAATTATCATACTCAATCCAATAACCGCGATTTCAGAAGTGATTGAATACGGTCTATACGGTGTGATTTTTTCATTCATTTTAGTTACATTATTTGATACGACAGGGACGTTAATCGGTGTATCAAAGCAAGCAGGATTATTGAAGGACGGGAAATTGCCGCGTGCACGTAAAGCGCTTATTTCCGATTCTCTTGCAACAACTGCAGGTGCGATGTTCGGGACAAGTCCATCAACTGCGTATTTGGAATCAGGTTCTGGTGTTGCAGTTGGTGGCCGTACAGGTTTAACAGCATTAACCGTTGCCGTACTGTTTATCATCGCTTCATTTTTCGGACCGCTTGTTGGCTCATTGTCCGGTGTGGCAGCCATTACTTCACCAGCATTAATTATCGTAGGTAGCTTAATGATCGGTGTTGTGAAAAACATGAAATGGGATGAAATTGAAGAGTCGTTCCCGGCGTTTTTAGTTATTTTATCAATGCCACTTACATCAAGTATTTCTACAGGGATCGCACTCGGTTTTATTAGCTATCCGTTAATTATGCTTGTAAAAGGGCGTGGACGCGAAGTACATCCGCTCGTTTATATTTTCGCTGTTCTGTTCATATTACAGTTAATTTATCTACCACATTAA
- a CDS encoding lytic transglycosylase, which translates to MKKLFKPLIGVIAVGAITLSINNDKNVIANDIANTCEYDAASKVNPDFSTTNCLLTETALSYDVPPEIVKAIAEGESGNWRHFDNNGEAIVTADNGIGLMQITNQAGYNEERLKSDLLYNIESGVKILDKMFDRSDLPKINDGDRDVLESWYFAVMAYNGTKPVNSPTVQATGERNVKAYQEKIFGFVEKYELIDLQELPFTSEGFQYDSNSRDNIKFLKMDYKFDLPLTKSKYSFEKGEKVSATTNPAFRSRPTTGDDSKKGTLTKGEVVTITGPFVYDEVATKKNHFVWYPVKRSDGSEGYVASSYLDYVESTSTPVTPVEPKPDYSSYIKQYADFSTTAWWKDDMIWAIDRGYIQGDSTIWNAKTKKYETHLLPNKKLTEAHFLTIFFRYAEKDELANVQSTSSWNKSKVYNLAKKYNMPVVASEKSKASRALAEQGIRRGKLAQLMASYYYGKTVSEDTAIQFFINNGLTTQTTIKAFEPENILTRAHISAFIQRYETFVLKKK; encoded by the coding sequence ATGAAAAAGTTATTCAAACCATTGATTGGTGTAATTGCTGTTGGTGCGATCACTCTATCTATCAATAATGATAAAAATGTAATTGCAAATGATATTGCAAATACGTGTGAGTATGATGCAGCGTCGAAGGTAAACCCTGATTTCTCTACTACGAACTGCTTGTTAACTGAAACAGCACTGAGTTATGATGTCCCTCCTGAAATTGTGAAGGCAATAGCGGAAGGTGAAAGTGGAAATTGGCGTCATTTCGATAACAACGGGGAAGCAATTGTGACAGCAGATAATGGGATTGGCCTTATGCAAATTACAAATCAGGCCGGCTACAATGAAGAAAGATTAAAAAGTGACCTTCTTTATAATATTGAATCGGGTGTAAAAATTCTTGATAAAATGTTTGATCGATCGGATTTACCTAAAATTAATGATGGTGACAGAGATGTCCTGGAATCTTGGTACTTCGCGGTTATGGCTTATAACGGTACGAAGCCGGTAAATAGTCCAACTGTACAAGCAACTGGTGAAAGAAATGTAAAAGCATATCAAGAAAAGATTTTTGGGTTTGTTGAGAAATATGAATTAATCGACTTACAAGAGCTGCCTTTTACAAGCGAAGGTTTCCAATATGACTCTAACAGCAGAGATAATATTAAATTTTTAAAGATGGATTATAAGTTTGATTTACCATTAACAAAATCAAAGTACTCTTTTGAAAAAGGTGAAAAAGTAAGTGCAACAACAAATCCCGCATTTAGATCTAGACCTACAACGGGAGATGATTCTAAAAAAGGTACTTTAACTAAAGGCGAAGTGGTTACCATTACTGGTCCATTTGTTTACGATGAGGTAGCAACGAAGAAAAACCATTTTGTCTGGTATCCGGTGAAAAGAAGTGACGGATCAGAAGGGTATGTAGCTTCAAGTTATTTAGATTATGTAGAATCGACATCGACTCCTGTAACTCCTGTTGAGCCTAAACCGGACTACTCGTCTTATATTAAACAGTATGCTGACTTCAGTACTACAGCTTGGTGGAAAGATGACATGATCTGGGCAATCGATAGAGGTTACATTCAAGGTGACAGTACAATATGGAATGCAAAAACTAAAAAATACGAAACGCATCTACTACCGAATAAAAAATTAACAGAAGCACACTTCCTGACAATCTTCTTCCGCTACGCTGAAAAAGATGAATTAGCAAATGTACAAAGCACATCATCTTGGAACAAAAGTAAAGTATACAACTTGGCGAAAAAGTATAATATGCCTGTAGTGGCAAGCGAAAAATCGAAAGCCTCAAGAGCTTTAGCGGAGCAAGGTATCAGACGTGGTAAACTGGCACAATTGATGGCCTCTTATTACTATGGGAAAACAGTAAGTGAAGACACAGCGATTCAATTTTTCATCAATAATGGACTTACTACCCAAACAACAATCAAAGCTTTTGAACCTGAAAATATTTTAACACGTGCTCACATATCCGCATTCATACAGAGATATGAAACATTCGTATTAAAGAAAAAATAA
- a CDS encoding acetyl-CoA carboxylase biotin carboxylase subunit (an AccC homodimer forms the biotin carboxylase subunit of the acetyl CoA carboxylase, an enzyme that catalyzes the formation of malonyl-CoA, which in turn controls the rate of fatty acid metabolism) encodes MKKVLIANRGEIAVRIIRACKELGIQTVAVYSEADADALHVKLADEAYCIGPKLSKDSYLSFPAVLGVAQKTGADGIHPGYGFLAENAAFAEACENAGIKFIGPSSDAIKIMGIKDVARDTMEAANVPLVPGTGIVPNIETGKEWAAKIGYPVIIKATAGGGGKGIRVARTEEELVKGIEITQKEAAAAFGNPGVYLEKFIEYFRHCEIQVLADSHGNVVHLGERDCTVQRRMQKLVEEAPSPALSEERRAEMGEAAVKAAKACNYEGAGTIEFIYDYQEDRFYFMEMNTRIQVEHPVTEMITGVDLVQQQLKIASGQELPFKQEDIKINGWAIECRINAENAYKNFMPSAGTVDTYVVPGGYGVRIDSAVYAGYTIPPYYDSMVAKLIVHADTREEAIAKMNRALSEFEVAGPGINTTIPFHQALMNNDVFKSAEFNTKFLEENDILGVNVKS; translated from the coding sequence ATGAAAAAAGTATTAATCGCAAACCGAGGCGAAATTGCAGTACGTATTATTCGTGCATGTAAAGAGCTAGGTATTCAAACGGTCGCAGTATATTCTGAAGCAGATGCGGATGCATTGCATGTAAAGCTTGCGGATGAAGCATATTGTATCGGACCAAAGTTATCGAAAGATTCGTATTTAAGTTTCCCGGCAGTTTTAGGGGTAGCGCAAAAAACAGGTGCTGACGGGATCCACCCAGGATATGGTTTCTTGGCGGAAAACGCAGCATTTGCTGAAGCTTGTGAAAACGCGGGTATTAAATTTATCGGTCCTTCTTCGGATGCGATTAAAATCATGGGGATTAAAGACGTTGCACGTGACACGATGGAAGCGGCAAATGTTCCGTTAGTTCCTGGTACAGGCATTGTACCGAATATTGAAACAGGTAAAGAATGGGCTGCGAAAATCGGTTACCCGGTCATCATTAAAGCAACTGCTGGTGGTGGCGGTAAAGGGATCCGTGTTGCACGCACAGAAGAAGAGCTTGTAAAAGGAATTGAAATTACTCAAAAAGAGGCAGCAGCGGCATTCGGCAACCCTGGTGTTTATTTAGAGAAATTCATCGAATATTTCCGTCACTGCGAGATCCAAGTATTAGCGGACAGCCATGGCAATGTTGTACACCTTGGCGAACGTGACTGTACAGTTCAACGCCGCATGCAAAAGCTTGTAGAAGAAGCGCCGTCTCCGGCACTATCTGAAGAGCGCCGTGCAGAAATGGGCGAAGCTGCTGTAAAAGCAGCAAAAGCATGTAACTATGAAGGTGCTGGTACAATCGAGTTCATCTACGATTACCAGGAAGATCGTTTCTACTTCATGGAAATGAACACACGTATTCAAGTTGAACACCCTGTAACAGAGATGATTACAGGTGTTGACTTAGTACAACAACAATTAAAAATTGCTTCTGGTCAAGAACTGCCGTTCAAACAAGAAGACATCAAAATTAACGGCTGGGCAATTGAATGCCGTATTAACGCCGAAAATGCATACAAAAACTTCATGCCTTCAGCAGGTACTGTAGATACGTATGTAGTGCCAGGCGGTTATGGTGTACGTATCGATTCTGCAGTTTATGCAGGCTATACGATTCCACCATACTACGATTCAATGGTCGCAAAACTGATCGTTCATGCAGATACTCGTGAAGAAGCAATCGCGAAAATGAACCGTGCGTTATCAGAATTTGAAGTAGCTGGACCTGGAATTAACACAACAATTCCATTCCACCAAGCTTTAATGAACAACGACGTATTCAAATCAGCGGAATTCAACACGAAGTTCCTTGAAGAGAATGATATTTTAGGCGTGAATGTGAAATCTTAA
- a CDS encoding acetyl-CoA carboxylase, biotin carboxyl carrier protein encodes MFKVQEIREIIKLVDASSIDEFVYEADGAKVKLKKNNGVTEVAAPKKVQEAAPVAAVAAPAPVQVEAAPAPAPKAETPAAPVENTADLHKITSPMVGTFYQAPNPESPAYVKVGDKVGEESIVCIVEAMKLFNEIEAEVKGEIVEILVQDGQLVEYGQPLFLVKAE; translated from the coding sequence ATGTTCAAAGTTCAAGAAATCCGAGAAATTATTAAATTAGTAGATGCTTCATCAATCGACGAGTTTGTATATGAAGCGGACGGCGCAAAGGTTAAACTAAAGAAAAACAACGGTGTTACAGAAGTAGCAGCTCCTAAAAAAGTACAAGAAGCAGCACCGGTTGCAGCAGTAGCGGCACCAGCTCCAGTACAAGTAGAAGCGGCACCAGCTCCAGCTCCTAAAGCAGAAACACCAGCAGCACCAGTAGAAAACACGGCTGATTTACATAAAATCACGTCTCCTATGGTTGGAACATTCTATCAGGCTCCAAACCCGGAATCACCAGCATATGTAAAAGTAGGCGATAAAGTAGGCGAAGAGTCAATCGTTTGTATCGTAGAAGCGATGAAGTTATTCAACGAAATCGAAGCTGAAGTTAAAGGTGAAATCGTAGAAATCTTAGTTCAAGATGGCCAATTAGTAGAATATGGTCAACCATTATTTTTAGTAAAAGCTGAATAA